Part of the Oncorhynchus mykiss isolate Arlee chromosome 12, USDA_OmykA_1.1, whole genome shotgun sequence genome, CTTATCATATTTCCTCAGAAAATAATCGCTGACACAGGTCACTTGCACAGTATGTTAGAGTCAGCATGGGGTCATTATagtcccactgggcacataccACTgggttcaacgtctagttttgatttacatttggttgagttgtcaaccaacgtgaaatcaaccaaaTTATTACTAAAGTGAAAGTCaatcagtaaaatactacttgagtacaagcctaaaagtatttggttttaaatgtttaaaaaaagtaaatgtaaaagtaTTCATCATTTCAAATTACTTATATTAGGCAATCCAAACAGCACAATTttcatgttttttaattttttttacggATAGtcaagggcacactccaacactcagacataatttacaaatgaagcatttgtgtttagtgagtccgtcatatcagaggtagtagggatgaccagggatgttctcttgataagtgtgaattggaccattttcctgtcccgtTAAGCATTCAAAAAGCACTTTTGTGTGTCAGAGAAAatgcatggagtaaaaagtacatttgttttttaaaattttggAATGTAGTGGAATacaagtaaaagtagtcaaaaatataaatagtaaagtacagataccacaaaacaCTACTTACTGTAAGTACACCACAGGGTAAAAGTTGGGTGCAAAAAAAGACTGCCCTTATGAGGATTtcttgcaaatccaatcagtttttccACGTTGATAGTTTTTCTGGGTTGAAATTATATGGAAaaaaacattgattcaaccagtttttgcagAGTGGGGTGTTTCCAGCCTTCATTTTCGTTGAATTTAAAGCTATTCGTTTCAATTCTGCTTTTTTACGATTAGAGACTTGGCAATGTCTTACTGAAACATTGCTATGCATGaccccaagtaagtctcttcttattattggtgtcctttagtagtggtttctttgcggaaattcgaccatgaaggcttgattcatgcattctcctctgaacagttgatgatgagatgtgtctgttacttgaactctgtgaagcatttatggaAGCATTTATGGGCTGCAATCTTAGGGGCagttaactccaatgaacttatcctctgcaacaaaggtaactctgggtcttcctttcctgtggcggtcctcctgagagacagtttcatcatagtgcttgatggtttttgcgactacacattttctggattgactgaccttcatgtcataaagtaACGATggcctgtcatttctctttgcatatttgtgcttttcttgccataatatgggcttggtcttttaacaaatagggctatcttctgtatatcacacctaccttgtcacaacacaactgattgactcaaacgcattaagaaggaaaggaattccactaatgaacttttaacaagacacacctgttaattgaaatgcattccaggtgactcatgaagctggttgagagaatgccaagcatgtgcaaagctgttatcaaggcaaagggtggatactttgaagaatctcaaatataacatatattttgatttgtttaacacttttttgctatCTACATAATTCCATACAGTCAGGTCCATCAATATTTGGACACTGTccaagttattattattttagctgtctaccacagcatattggagtTGCTGTGAGCTGAATGTGCAGACTTAAATTTACAGATTTACATCCAAATCAGGTGAACGGTGTAGGAATTACAGCACATTTATATgtgaccccccaccccctcaaaaTTAATTGGACAATTGGCTGCTCAGCTTTTccatggccaggtgtgtgtgttattccCTCATTAGTTCATTTACAAGTGTCACATaacagtttgcaaacaatgtaaaaaaatatataaaatcatTGTGTTAATAAAGCCGcgtacaaacatggtctctttttgctTTTTTGAGGAAGGCAGCTCCAAactgcaggtgtttcagcctagctcagtgctttctaaatacttattttccaccataatttgcaaatacatttattaaaaatcctactaatgtgattttctggattttttttctcattttgtctgtcatagttgaagtgtacctatgatgaaaattacaggcctctctcatccttttaagtgggagaacttacacaattagtggctgactaaatacttttttgccccactgtatctacggtagctttgattggactgatcatgttaacatcatactttcaaaatttTAGCTAGCCGTCATCATCATGAAttaagtcgacaatctactggcaaatcttttttaatccttgtcatatgaagataaataattaagagaaaatatagataaaactaatcggtgctcatcggccattggaaataaacattacacaacaagttggaaattgcaagcTCAACAATGAGTGGATTGGAGGAAATCATTGGCTatctgcaagcattgcaaagcaatcactaggctgctattcagtggagtgagtgtgtggtcccaaatctgtgtttaagggtctcttttccaagcttaaaaacgttcaacattggccatgctgtcaatccagcatgatatCTGCctcgctcaaaacaactgttaactccgaactgggaaatctgacttcagtgagttcaagacaactgggaactctgagaaAAAATGAGCTCGActtggaaaatatgttttgaatggtcatccaactcggcaTTGTAAGTCGGGACCTCAGGCCTCTtactagagctacgacctgaagatcactgaggTTATCATGATTCAAcgttgtttttttcagagttcccagttgtcctgaaagcaccataaatccagataATCCCAGACTTTGATGAAAAATTTGCCCACGAAAGatcgccgcgccaccttcctgttcaagtgagcacagcacaacaaggtgagtccaaaatgtcttgtatgctgctgcataaatgatgtaatatgccagggagatatgtatactgtaactaagaaagtaatactaagtgtgtgttgtgttctaagctgttagtagcccatgtgcctcacgcCAAATAATTTGGTTTATTTTCCACTCTTAATTTTGCCCACTGTTCTGACTTgttggtgcacatgtagcctataacctgttttaaagaagaaatgtaatcattgaatattgtaagagctttcattgtctgcttatgtggcccctttatttatcatatggttctgacttggtgtacagggagaacactgtaagaacagcccatgttctgattTCTGTTGCTGAACATTTcgaaagtgttgaacaaatagtaatattgactacgtctgtcctagctcgctcattaatgtcttaattcgaaattatggattgcctcttCCACTTTTCGTACCCTTATGCCATAGTTGTGTACATCTTAATTTtcagtagaaaccatgtttgtttaagcaagtcagccatatcagttaAGTTTCCTTAaaatgcagtaaatgaggctgaaggaattgttttgctgccagacaaggctccgctgatagccaggtgtagcattggtaagatgttgggactgctgttgggacagctttatttaggccctaacagtttgtgggcaccgtttgtcactgttatagtgcaattaacatattgtttaatgttgtgttgtgtagtggctttgctggcatgcatccccaattttttgtttgccccaccaagatttacatgctaaaatcactaCTCGTAGCCGTACACACCAACAACCGTCGTTTTATATAATAACACAAGAATGATATGCACCCCAGTACGATATATACAAGTCTAAAGGAAATTAAGCCgtacattcttttttttttttgccaaacaACCAGTTACATGAGGGAAAACCAATGAATACATAATTCTGGCATGGCCATAAAGGTTGTAGCTTAGCATTTTGAAGAGTTGCAGCCTCCTCGATGCTATGTTGAACCTCATGAGAAGTTTCGGATTCCATTCCCCTTCCTGGTAAAATGTACTTGTCAGGTCCCTCACAAATGCCAGCTTGATAAACTGGGCTTTTTGTTAATGTAACATGCTCTGTGTTCAGAGTTCGTGTTCACTGAATACGTTCTTCAGGGTGGAGAACGAATTATCGCACATTGCTGTAGATGCCCCAAAAATGTTATTCATGTTTCAGTGCCAACAGCACAGTCGGCATTGTTGACAAAGGCCCTCCTTATCGTTGAAGAACACTGAGTGGGATGCATGTGTTGTTGCTGTCTGTGGTTGCGATTTCACTTTTCAAGAATGTGGTGATCCACAATGAACTCTGCTTCCACTGGTTCAGTTTTGGTTAGATTCAACAGATCGTCAGGTGCTAGTGGCTAGGGTAATGGAGGTGCAGGTGCTTGTTGTGATGTTACCCTCGTGCTGCTGGTGCTAGGCCCTGGCTCTTCTCAATCTTGTTTGTCTGCAGGTGGTGTGGGGGATGGGCATTTATTATATTTGCTGCTAGGCTCCTTACACACGCACTTCTGCTTTTTGTTCATTATTATTTAATCCCAATTATATGTACTCTCTTAgcacccctggtgtgtgtgtgtatgtgtgcacacaCATGGGTTCCACCTTACTCATCAATATATGTTAACAAATGCTGTATTCTTTACCATATTAAGTATGTCGTTTGCATAAAATAGTATAACATGTTGTTTTCTAATTTCATAAATTGTTACAAACTCTCAGTTTTGAATAAAACATGAAGATTTGTTAATAGTATGACCACCCTACCTTCAATTACTGGTCTTAAATAACTGTAACTATGTATTCTGTCATTTGTATGCCTCATTTTTATTATATAGCattttaatttaatacattttatttgaatcaTCATAACAATATGACCATCCTATCCTGAGATATTGGACAAAACATGTTGGgtaaaaaaatccaaacaggtgATTTGGTGCTATTGTTGActagtcagtttaagaacaaattcttatttacaatgacggcctagcccggccaaaccctaaacccggatgacactgggccaattggtgccaccatatgggactcccaaacacggccagttgtgatacagcctggaatcgaaccagggtctgttgtgacgcctctagcactgagatgcagtgccttaaactgcTGTGCCACACGGGAGCCAACTTGTGATTAACACGGACCTCTCCACAACTTTTTCCATTAATTTAAAAATAAGTTATCTCTGCAATAGTAACTCCAATCCTCATGAAATAGTGTTTTGTGTTACTGCAAAGCTTCTTTATAACTTGAAATTTAAAGTATAACACCAGAACCAAAGTTTAATTTTGTTCCCTAACACCCTACCACATGCAGTAGTATATGTAATGTAGGCCAATTTAGACTAGGCTAAATATTGAGTATTCATAATATTTAGACGGCTGTTAGGAAAATAGATCATGTTTACATGGAGATATCAGTAATTTTACATAAATAATATGCTTACTACAGTTGTTTTCAGTAACATGAGGTTTTATTACAATCGAAAACGCGTTATTATGGTCCAATAACAATAAAATGTCCCTCACGCCCACCGGTGAAATTATTATGCAGCGATGGTGGAGAAGAAAATAGCAGGTAATGTTTGGTGGTGTTTTTATTCTTAAACTGATTGATCTACTCTGCTGTTGGTGATCAATTAAAATGAAAAAATTACTCGCAGCATGTCCTTACGCTACACTAGTGAGATCCCATTAGCACACTCTCCAACTAGATATCACAATGAAAATAAACGGCATGTTGCTCATCCTCCGCGCGCATCTCAAGACCAGTAACGTTAGTAACGGACCGGTGCAAATTCAAAACCCACCATTGTAATTTACAAtactttatatattttatatatttattgtACCGTGTCCTCTTAATTGATTACAACAATTCATACTGAATACGTTATTTTTGCAAATTCATATTTTGTTTCCTatcacatattttttttacagtgcgATCCCAGGACCCAGGCCAGCGGCGCGTTTTGGACTGCGCTACGCGCCAGCGACGCTTAACCAGACAGCTAGAGGCACTTGAAAAGGACAATTTCCAGGATGATCCTCATGCCAGCCTACCCCAGCTGGCCAAGAGGCTCCCTCAGTTTGATGACAGCAATGAGTCTGGTAAAGGAAACATAATCAGATCAGAGATATAATATTACTAATATTCCAAGACGTTTTGCAATGACTGCTCTGTCAATTCATGACTCACTCCACTCATATCTTCAGgcaagaagaggaagaagacaagaggagatcatTTCAAATTGAGATTTCGGAAGAACTTCCAGGCTCTACTGGAGGAAGAGGTGAGGTCCATAAGTCAGCCCCCTCTGCAGCTATGCTTTCCTCCCCTCACTTCAATCATCTGCTCCGTCTCTTTACAATCCTTCTCAGTTTCATTCCCTCTCCCACCTGCTCCCTGTAGGAACTAAGTGGGAATGAGGGACCTAACTACCTGACTGCTTGTGCCGAGCCCTCCAAACTGCCGCAGCGCCACTTCTGTGCCGTGTGTGGCTTCCCGTCTCCCTACACCTGCATTTCCTGTGGGGCACGCTACTGCTGTGTCCGCTGCCTGGGCACACATCATGAAACCAGGTAAAACCACTGACGCTGCAGAGGGCTCTTCTCTTTTGGTTTAGTGTTGTTAGTGCTATGATGGGTAGAACTTGTGAGAGTTATTCCACTCTTAATTTAGCACCATTTTCCatgactccctctctccctccttctctcacagGTGTCTGAAGTGGACTGTGTGATGCTCTCAGTTGGTACGTGTGAATGGCTGCCTCATTTTATTGCTTGATCATATGTCATCCTGTCATCAACTGAAGGACAGGTTTCTTTTTTGTGCAGCATCAGAGTATCTGAATGAGCTGTATGACTCCCGTCCAGTCAGTCTGTATGAGCTATATGACTCTCATCCAGTGAGTCTCAATGAGTTGTTTGACTCCCAGTCAGTCTGAATGAGCAATATGACTCCCGTCCAGTCAGTCTGAATGATCTGTATGACTCCCATCCTGTCCGTCTGATTGAGCTGTTTGACTCCCGTCCAGTCAGCCTGTATGAGCTATATGACTCTCATCCAGTGAGTCTGAATGAGTTGTTTGACTCCCAGTCAGTCTGAATGAGCAATATGACTCCCGTCCAGTCAGTCTGAATGAGCTGTATGACTCCcatcctgtctgtctgaatgAGCTGTATGACTCCCATCCTGTCCGTCTGATTGAGCTGTATGACTTCCGTCCAGTCCGTCTGAATGAACTATATCACTCTCGTCCAGTCAGTCTGAATGAGCTGTATGACTCCCGTCCAGTCAGTCTGAATGAGCTGTATGACTCCCGTCCAGTCAGTCTGAATGAGCTGTATGACTCCCATCCAGTATGTCTGAATGAGCCATATGACACCCATCCAGTCAGTCTGAATGAGCTGTATGACTCCCTTCCATAGCACCAGACAGTGGCTGAATGGGGACAGTGCTGTTGCTATCGCAACAGGCATGTGGTGATCTAATGGGAGCCCCTGCATGAGATAGCGATAACTCAGAAAGTGAATGGTGTTCACTCCATAGAGTGAGTCTGCACTTTAGCCTAGGCCTGAATTTGACaatcatatactgaacaaaaatcaaaacgcaacatgcaacaatttcaaccattttactgagttaaagttcataaaaggaaatcagtcaattgaaatcaggtaattaggccctaatctatggattttacataaCTGTGCAGGGCACAGCCATCGGTGAGCCTGGGAGGacgtaggcccacccacttgggagccaggccctgccaatcagaatgagtttttcctcacaaaaggacattattacagacagaaatactcctgtttcatcagctgtccgggtggctggtctcagatgatcctgcagttgaagaagccggatgtggaggtcctggactggcgtggttacatgcgGTCTGCGGTTTtgtggccggttggacgtactgccaaattctctaaaatgacattggaggcggcttatagtagtgaaattaacattcagttctctggcaacagctctggtggacattccagcagtcagcatgccaattgcatgctccctcaaaatttgtggcattgtgttg contains:
- the znhit1 gene encoding zinc finger HIT domain-containing protein 1: MVEKKIAVRSQDPGQRRVLDCATRQRRLTRQLEALEKDNFQDDPHASLPQLAKRLPQFDDSNESGKKRKKTRGDHFKLRFRKNFQALLEEEELSGNEGPNYLTACAEPSKLPQRHFCAVCGFPSPYTCISCGARYCCVRCLGTHHETRCLKWTV